The region AGCGTTATCGTTAAGATTAACGACAGGGGGCCCTTCGTTCCGGGTAGGATAATCGACCTCTCCTACGCGGCGGCAAAACGCTTAGGAATGCTGAAAAAGGGAACGGCGAAGGTTAAGATAGTTGCCCTGGGAAGGCGCGTAGACGGCCGCTATCTGCCGGAGAACTACTACAGGGGACACTTCTACGTTCAGGTGGGAGCCTTCAGGAACAAGCTCAACGCCTACAGGTTTAAGTGGAGTGTTTTCAGGCGCTACAGGCTCAGCGTTAGGGTTGTTAGGCTGAAGGGTTTCTACAGGGTTTTGGTGGGTCCCGTCGGCAGTTATAAGAAGGCCCTTGCCCTCAAACGGTGGCTCAGAGGTAGAGGCCTTTCCGGTTCGTTCATTATCAACTTGTGAGGTGGAAGGTGGTTGTTCTGAAACCCTTTGATACCCTTGACCTCCCCTCGGAGACTTTTGATGCGGTTATTTTCGGAAGCGGTGCCGCAGGGCTTTCCTGTGCAATTGCCCTTGAAAGCTTGGGACTCAGGTGTGTGGTTCTGACCAAGGCCCTTGCAACCGATTCTTCTACCTCCCTTGCTCAAGGAGGGGTTGCCGTAGCCCTTTCCCGGGAAGACTCTCCCGACCTACACTTTAAGGATACCGTTAAGGCAGGTGCAGGTCTTGTTGATAGGAAGAGTGCCCGTATTCTCGTTGAGGAAGGGGTTAAGAGGGTCATAGAGCTTCTCCGCTACGGCGCCCGTTTTGAAACCGACCCGAAAGGGCTTTTAAAGTTCACCAGGGAGGCCGCCCACTCGGTTGCCCGCATCCTCTACTACAGGGATAAAACCGGAGAAGAGGTAGAGAGGGTTTTGCTTTCGGCTTACGGGGGCGAGATACGGGAGTTTGTGGCCCTCAGGGAGTTGGTTGTTAAAGACGGCAGATGTTACGGTGCCGTTGTAGAGGAAGATGGGCACTTAAAGGTTTACTACGCTCCCGTTACCCTTATTGCAACAGGCGGGGCGGCGGGGCTCTACCTTAAGAACACCAACCCTCCAACCTCGACCGGAGACGGCATAGCTGTGGCCCTCCGTTACGGTGCCGAGCTTCAAGACCTTGAGTTCGTTCAGTTCCACCCAACCGCCTACTGCGACGCCGACGGCTGTTTCCTCATTTCCGAGGCGGTTAGGGGCGAAGGGGCGGTTCTGATAGACCGTCACGGCCGCAGGTTTATGGGCGACTACCACAGCCTTTGGGAGCTTGCCCCCCGCGACGTTGTTACCCGAGCCATAGAGACCCAAAGGCGCATAACCGGCGGAGATGTTTACCTTGATTTTCGCCCTATAAAGAAGAAGGGTATAGACATCTACGAGCGCTTCCCCACTATTACCACCCGCCTCCTTGAAAGGGGAATAGACCCCAAAAAGGAGCCGGTTCCCGTTACGCCGGTTGCTCACTACTACATAGGCGGTATAAAGGTTGATACCTTCGGTAGGACCACCCTTGAGGGGCTCTTTGCCGCCGGAGAGGCCGCCTGCACCGGAGTCCACGGTGCAAACAGGCTTGCGAGCAACTCCCTGCTCGAGTGTCTGGTTTTCGGTAACAGGGCCGCCTACGGTATGTTTAGGGACTGGCGCTACCTGAGGTTAAACTTCTCGGAGGTGAGGGTAAAGGGTGAGCCCTTTTCTCCCAAGCACGATAGGGAGTATCCCCTTGAAGAGGTTAAAAGGGTTATGTGGGAGAAAGTGGGGATATTCCGCAGTGCGGAGTCCCTAACCGCCGCGATAGACGGCCTCTCTAAGGTGGCCTCCTCGAGGTCCGGTTGGCTGGTTCGTAACGCTGCGGTTTTGGCGCTTGCCGTTGCCACAAGCGCCATGAGGCGGGAGGAGAGCCGCGGAGGCCACTACAGAACCGACTTTCCCTACGAGAGGGAAGAGCTTCGCCGCCACAGCTCTTTCAGCCTTGAAGACCTTAAGAGGCTCCTTTAAAGAGGAACTCCCCGAGCATTCTGTAGCACTCCTTTACCTTCTCGAGCTCCACCCACTCGTCTACCTGGTGGGCCTGGTGAGGCTGACCGGGTCCGAAGTTTACTGCGTCTATGCCGTGGCTTGAGAGCTGGGCAACATCGGTCCAGGCCTGTTTCGGCTCAACTTTTACCTTAAACCGACTCAAGAACTCCCTCAGCACCGGGTTATCGGTGCAAGGCCTTGCTGCCGGGGAGAGGTCTGTAAACGTAACTTCGGCTCCGAACCTCTCTCCGAGCTCTTTCAGCTCCTTTTGGGCCTCCTCTAAGCTCTTTGTGGGCGAGAAGCGGTAGTTAAGGTTGAGCCGGAAGCTCTCGGGTATGATGTTCCTTCCCCCCTCAAACTCCGCCATTGTGGCGTTCAGAACCTCGTAGTAGGTGAGTCCTCCAACTGTGTAGGGCTTGGGCTTTAGCTCGCTCAGGAACTTAAGGAGCGGCCAGCTCTTGTGGATGGCGTTTTCGCCCTGCCACGGCCTTGCAGAGTGGGCCCTTTTCCCCTTGAAGGTGAACCAGGCGTGTATGACCCCCAAACACCCCACCTGAACCGTGTTATCTGTTGGCTCGAGGACAAATGCGAAGTCGATTTTCGAAAGAAGCTCTTTCCACTTTTTAAAAAGGGGCTGGAGGCCGTTCTCCCTGTAGGGT is a window of Thermovibrio ammonificans HB-1 DNA encoding:
- a CDS encoding septal ring lytic transglycosylase RlpA family protein, whose product is MVRLLLLFLALLFAGCGSAPERRVVVVPGYPPARYGKVPVKPKKCKYTYTVKGKTYCVRRSARGFVQVGIASWYGPGFHGSRTASGEVYNMFKLTAAHKTLPLGTYVRVINLENGRSVIVKINDRGPFVPGRIIDLSYAAAKRLGMLKKGTAKVKIVALGRRVDGRYLPENYYRGHFYVQVGAFRNKLNAYRFKWSVFRRYRLSVRVVRLKGFYRVLVGPVGSYKKALALKRWLRGRGLSGSFIINL
- the nadB gene encoding L-aspartate oxidase, with translation MVVLKPFDTLDLPSETFDAVIFGSGAAGLSCAIALESLGLRCVVLTKALATDSSTSLAQGGVAVALSREDSPDLHFKDTVKAGAGLVDRKSARILVEEGVKRVIELLRYGARFETDPKGLLKFTREAAHSVARILYYRDKTGEEVERVLLSAYGGEIREFVALRELVVKDGRCYGAVVEEDGHLKVYYAPVTLIATGGAAGLYLKNTNPPTSTGDGIAVALRYGAELQDLEFVQFHPTAYCDADGCFLISEAVRGEGAVLIDRHGRRFMGDYHSLWELAPRDVVTRAIETQRRITGGDVYLDFRPIKKKGIDIYERFPTITTRLLERGIDPKKEPVPVTPVAHYYIGGIKVDTFGRTTLEGLFAAGEAACTGVHGANRLASNSLLECLVFGNRAAYGMFRDWRYLRLNFSEVRVKGEPFSPKHDREYPLEEVKRVMWEKVGIFRSAESLTAAIDGLSKVASSRSGWLVRNAAVLALAVATSAMRREESRGGHYRTDFPYEREELRRHSSFSLEDLKRLL
- the dapE gene encoding succinyl-diaminopimelate desuccinylase: MVINLLEKLISIPSVYGNEKEIADYCEKELSGNPKLKVIRENNTLVAHTEINPEKRTVALVGHLDTVDVPNSKTGKVENGKLYGLGASDMKAGDAVILKIAQDLKEAESRFNLFFILYEKEEGPYRENGLQPLFKKWKELLSKIDFAFVLEPTDNTVQVGCLGVIHAWFTFKGKRAHSARPWQGENAIHKSWPLLKFLSELKPKPYTVGGLTYYEVLNATMAEFEGGRNIIPESFRLNLNYRFSPTKSLEEAQKELKELGERFGAEVTFTDLSPAARPCTDNPVLREFLSRFKVKVEPKQAWTDVAQLSSHGIDAVNFGPGQPHQAHQVDEWVELEKVKECYRMLGEFLFKGAS